Genomic DNA from Prunus persica cultivar Lovell chromosome G1, Prunus_persica_NCBIv2, whole genome shotgun sequence:
ATGTGAGGATAATCTCCCATATCACACCTTGTAAGTATCCCACCCCACTTGCAAGCGAATGAATTGGTGTAGTCTGCCAAAACAGTAACAATTAAATTATGCGACAAATAACATGaccttataaataaataaatgatattCCGAAAAATAATGTCACGTTAATAATTTGTGACTTACCAATCCACCAGTAAGATATTCTAGCAGGTAACAAGCTGCGGCGGCTGCTAACAATTGATCGATCCAATAGAGTAGGGATCGGAAGACGGTAATGTGACCGCCAACGAGGAGGCCGAGGGTGACAGCCGGGTTAAGGTGACCGCCGGAAATGTGGCCGGCGGATATCATGACGGCCACAACTAGTGCATGTGTCACAGCTGTGGCAAACAACGCGACTAGTGCATCTGCTTCTAGCTTATCTACCAACCAAACGCAACACCGTACGTTAAAGTTACCGTATATACACAAATGGGACTCCCAATTATATATAAACGACAGATAAATTAATGACAAtctaatgaaagaaaataaataaataaaattatgaattacCAGTAGCCATGGCTGATCCAACACCAGCAAAGACAAAGAGGAAGGTGGTGATGAATTCAACCACGAGGGCTCTCCATAATTCTGGCAGGGCAGCCTCACTGGTGGTTCCCAAGGCTATTTTCGCCATTTTGTCCTAGTTTCCTATGATCGAGTGGTCTAAGTCTTGCCTTGAGGTTGAGGGTCTCTGCACTTTGCAGTTTCTACAGCACAATGACAACGTTTGGTATTTATAAGCAATGATATTGTGATATCCTTTCGCAGCTAAACCCCTTGACTTGGGGTGTATTTGCTGTTTTGCCATTATCATCTGTCAATGTATGACTGTGTGCCATGGTGGATTTGAATTGGGCAGGCATTAACTGAGCAACatgacaatatatataatagttgGGTGCTTTAGACGTTGTCCATGATCAGGATTTGATGTTCGGCATGAAGTCGTAGAGGAAACTgtcaaacaaaatcaaatttttttaaggtaATACATAAAACGAAAGGTATAAAATAATGTATGTTACTAACTACTAATACTAATACATTGTCGGTTTATTTTCTAACAACTTAAAATTCGTAAATTCGAAAATATATGAAACACGaaacttatatataaattatcatATAAAAGAGAGCATTATATCTCATATCATCACAAAAGCTCAGCATGCGATTGATTGATTCATAAAGAATAATTGTCATATTCTAATGAATGTTGTTCTCTGAGTGTACGACTTTTGTGTCCATACGCAATtcctttgtctttgtttttgttttctttaatatatttttatatcaaatagACATTTAAATagtaaaaaattcaattattgATCGAAAGTAAGAAGGAGGATTTTATTATATGAAAATCCAATATTTTTAGATAAAGCATGCTTCGTTTTGTTGGGttgtgatgaagatgatgacttAGCTGGCTCTCCATGTACAAATCTGAATGCCAAAATAAAAGTCTTCTTCATGGTATCAAAATCTGAATACTAAAACGGAACTCAACATTTTGTCTCTTAGTTCATCGTGAATCCACTCTTCTCCTCCACCAATTATTGACATCCACTACgtgcttgcttgcttgcttcctCTCCgcttttaatcttttttttataatggagatgtaaattcataattacaCACAAGAATAAGGCGATTACTGTGAGCATCTAATTTAAAATCAGCTGACGATAAATAGAAGAgtttaaaatcatttaaacTGTTAAGCGAGACTTCAATTTCATAACGTGAAATTTACAGCACTCTCAACCGTAataacttatttatttattttttttaagagttTCTTTTTGGGTATAAATTCTATAGTTTTGAGGTTTTTGAGAACATGTCAAGCATTTGCCAACCTAACTCTTTAAAGTGCACGTACCATATATACGATGTGTGACTTTTGCAATAATCGTGCAGTGAGCACATAGTTATGGCAAAATTAAAAGGGGCCACCATGCCTAATAATGTAAAGAATTATTAGGGTTCATCGATGCCATGCCCATCATCTGCCTACCTCTCAATGTTTATACATAAAATGGATCAAACAAGAACATGACGAATATCATACCTATCCAGGTACCGTGGGAAACCATGTACCCCATGCCATGTATACGTCCAAATTAGGTTGACAAATTGGATTGCCTACCAAAACCAATCTATATTGACTTTTTAATCTTTATTTAGAACCATAAATTTGGTTCGACAACTGAGGATTAGGCTGCAAAAactttttattgaattttctttttcgatGAGATTGATGGATCACTAACTAACAGTCCTGCATATGGGAGGTTGAAAGTCAAAGATATATCTTCATACGATGATCATGTTGTTTATTGCATAATTCTTAATTAACCCCAAAACTCGGAATTAATGTTGTATAATAATGACTTTGAATGTGGGTCAGTAAGAATAAATATTTCACAAAGTAACCCAATAGGCAAAACTCATGACTTTTATTTGTGATTGATTATGCCTAATTTATTTCACAAATTTTCCTACATCAAACGCGCATGACGATGTATatcagaaaataatttttatttattcatcaGAATCAGTTTCGATCttttggaccacaggagttcaagagatttgtggtcacccatcgttggatgtaaattcaatgattcaaaaaagtttttaaaaaggagttcaagagtgagtgaaccgttgaatttacatccaacagtgagtgaccacaaatctcttaaaGCCCTATAGTCTAAAAGATCAGAATTGTCATAAGAATATATCAGAAAATAATTAGCCACTCGCAACTCCCCAAGAGTTACATATGTAAAAGTGCTAGATAAATTTTTGTACATTCGAGGTACATCAGTTGGTTGATCGAGGTAATACAATAATTTAACAATTAGGATGTATACCCgtcgttatgaaatgaaagATGTGATAGGACAATAGAAGCTTGCGCCATAAACCTCTGTCCACCCAAATTCATTCAAGCTATACGACGAGACAGGCCTGTGAAAAGAATTGGTCATGAGAAGCCCAAATGCTACATGCGAGGCCCATTTTCCCGCGCACGCATATATCAACATGCAGATAACAACAGAGAGAGCAAGAGCTAAGAATGAGCGAAACACAGAGAGACACACGTTGCAGTTGCAGAGACTGGTAGAAACTAGAAAAGATAGCCAAAATGTCATCTTCATCGGCTACCCTGAATCTCTTAAGACCTTCTCTTGCTCCACCACCGTCCTCCTTGAGGTTTTGTGATGTGAGAAATTCTGCTGCTTCATATTGTACATCTCGAAGGCTCGCTCTCTTTCACCTCGGCTTTGGTAATTCCTCCCTTATCATCATTGTTTCGCACTTTGTTTCCGTTGGAAacccaaaacttgaaaaacccatgtttcattttcttcttattttgagTTACtgattttttgggttgttttaGTTTATACTCGAATGTGCAATGTATATGCATTATGCTAAGTTTGGGTTGAATAGTGTACGATATATAAGAGTTAAaatttggttgttttcttttgcttctatTTTTCTAGTAATGCAATGGGAATTTGGTTATCTCTGGCTGAAAGTTTGCAGTTTTGCTTTTGTAAATAgagaaattatgaaaaattcaaattatatgGAGGCTTTAGTTTTGATAGATGACCTGAAATTAAATTGCTATACATAAAAGAATGACCTTTACATAAGTCATCATAAATAACTATATGAGGTTCACCTTAcaaaaattaatcaattttCCTTATTGTTGGTTACTTTCTAATCATATGAAGAACTTTAGCAAACATTTGTAGGCACTCAGTttagttaatttaatttttgatcAAAAAGAACCCATCAATTGGATTTAATATGCCTTGCGCTTGTGGATTCGGGGTGGTTCTCTAGCTCTACCTCAGTCACAACTATTAGGTGCAAAAGCATCTGAGTTGctaagaggagagagaaacacACTAGAGGCTGCCCCAGTTGCAAATTTGGCACAAGCAGGCACCGCTATCACCAAGGAAAATGCTTTGGAGTGGGTAAAAAATGACAAACGAAGAATGCTTCATGTTGTCTATCGTGTTGGGGACTTGGACAAGACTATAAAGTACGTGTCTATTTAGTAACAGGCATACTGCTTCAACAATGCATTGTTCATCATATATAGATAGCTGATTATTCCTTTTGAGGTGCAGATTCTATACCGAATGTTTGGGGATGAAGCTGTTGAGAAGGCGTGACATACCAGAGGAGCAATATTCAAATGCTTTTCTCGGATATGGGCCAGAAGATTccaattttgttgttgaactTACATACAGTAAGTCATTTTTGTGTATGTAACTCTGGATGATTTCAagcgtattttgttgtttagtacaagtattcttttttaataccgtTCAGTTGCTTTCGTATGATTGTGAAATTCTATCGTATTTTTCTTATAGATTATGGAGTAGACAAGTACAACATTGGGACTGGTTTTGGCCATTTTGGTATTGATGTTGAAGATGTAAGTTGCTATTTCTTAATATAGATGTagttttttgtctttctataACATCCATCCTCTTCAGCAATTTCGGAGCATTATTATCTCTAACATTTTTATGTCTTACCCATAATGTTTTATATGCCAAAATTTTTGGACTTACATAGGTTATACGATTTTATGTAGGTCAGCAAATCAGTGGAACTGATAAAGGCAAAGGGAGGGAAAGTTACAAGGGAACCTGGCCCTGCTAAAAGTGGCAGTACAATAATTGCTTCTGTTGAGGATCCTGATGGCTATACGTTTGAGCTTTTGGAGAGAGGGCTTTCACCTGAGCCCTTATGTCAAGTGATGCTTCGTGTAGGCGATCTTGACCGTgctattaatttttataagaaGGTGAGATGTTTCtttattaaacttaataatatCTGATCCTGGTTAGGCTTTTATAGATGCAAGCTTCATTTAGCCTTTAACATTGTGTTTCTTTAACTTGAAGGCTTTTGGGATGGAACTTCTTCGCAAGAGGGATTATCCTGAGTACAAGGTGACTTGACTTCACACTTACCACCCACTGATAACTTCCCCGATACTTGTGGATAATTTGGAATAATGATGCTCATGTTAATCTCTATACACCACACATTTTTTTGAATACTGCATGACCATTATAGAAATTGTGACCAAAACATGCCATTGTTATTTTCGCATTTATGTGGTGTGTAGGAGTATAATCTGGTTTATGTCTCTATGAATATGAGGATCTTGCTGAATAATGTAGTGTTCatacatatggcttgtatttGAAGGTCATTGTTGTAATGGGTTTTCTTGTTATGCccattccttttttcttcctgGATTTGGGCGTAAGGCAGTAGCTGTGTGCAGGAAGGTATACCATACACTTGCCTTTTGTCTTGTTGAAGCAGGTGCTCTGTGGGTTTTGCATTGCCTATGTAACTACTATATGatcatgtttttaattttgttgcaCAAAAAGGTAGAAATCCATGAGCACAGACGCATGCTGGAAATGTGATTTTGAACCTTCAATTGGGGAGTGTTGACATGTGTTTCCCATCAATCAGAATCCAGGCACTATATATTGCATTAATAAATCTAGCTGCTGGGCTAACATATTTTTGCTTACTAACAACTTTATTCTTATCCATGCTAACCTGAGAAATAACTTTTTGTGAAAGCTCTCTGTGCTTTAGCCTCCCCCCACCTCCATCTATTTCCTTTTAACATatgtaattaaattgaaaactatTGCTCAACATTGTCTGGATTTTGCTACTCTACCTGATATTTGATTCTGTCTGTTTACTAGTATACATACGCCCTGATGGGCTATGGTCCTGAAGATAAGAATCCAGTGCTTGAACTGACGTACAACTATGGGATCACAGATTATGACAAAGGAAATGGTTATGCACAGGTAtatgatattatttttctcacaACATATTTTACTATGTACAAACCTGTATATAAGTTATATAAATCTCTGTGCTTTTATGCTGAGAAGACTGAATCCCTAATTTTAACAGATCGCAATAGGCACAGATGATGTTTACAAAAGCGCAGAAGCAATCAAACTCTATGGAGGGAAGATTGTTCTTGAACCTGGGCCTTTGCCAGGTATCAACACAAAGATAACTGCTTGCCTTGACCCTGATGGCTGGAAATCGGTATGATCTGTTTACGGCCTTCCATAAGTGAAAGTTGATTTCGTTGCATTTCCTTATAGTAATTGTTCTATTTTCTTAGTTGGTAGTTCTGATACCAGTTAGGGTgcacaaatttaaaattgatgaCACCTTGGTGTTCTTATGGCATATTTTGTACCTTTTATGCAtgaaatttatcatattttttaagCAATACGTATAACTTTATTGATGTACAATTTTAATTCAATGACTTTAATTTTCGCCCCTCGCCATCCTGCAGGTCTTTGTTGATAATGTTGATTTTATGAAGGAATTGGAGTGACTAAAAGCATCACCAAAGACTCAAAATTGAGTCCATGGGAAGATTTGTAACAATTTTGACTGTAGATTATTCTAACCTGCCAATTTTATTTATCCTGAAGCAGTCCCTGAGAGAACATACCCAAAACAAACTTGTAGATATGGCACTCTGTACAAGACTGTAACATCTGTTATAAGTGCCATCCTTGCCCAACGATATGTAGAGCTAAGATTTTGAGATGGTTACTGCACATTGATTGTTATGAAAACTCTAACAATTCAATTTTACATCAATCCAAATTTTAACCTTCCTTGGAATTGTGTTATGTTGGCATAAAATTCAACATATGGTGGATCCCCTCAGTCCACATATGTTTGTCACCTTTACTCTTGCATTCAAATTCTATTGTCCTTTCAGCTGTTTTTATCCCAAAGTATGCCCTTGGTTTGCTTCCATCTTCCCTCTCCCTTCCCGGCCAGGCTGGGATGTCACAGTAGACTCCAGAGACTACACCTGCATTCATCACAGTGCAGCATCACGGTTGACGGGGGCAGAAGTTAATGTGAAATATTTGTTATGGGTATGAGAATGTTCTtacatttcttctttttcgtaAATGTTCCCGCCATGTGCTTGCTTTTCATTTTGGCTACAACCTGTTATCATTCGAAGTAAGCTGATCAAATTCATTTATTGattttagtgttttttttttctttttcaaatttttgtatCTTTGGCTTGTTTACCTGCCCATTTGAATTAATGTTGAAAGAAACTCGCTTCCAGTGGAGATCACCTGCATTCAAAAGTTACATTACTGTGAGTTTCACATTAGCCATCGAATTTATCCATGAATTCGGTTAGCTTAATTCACTATTGCTGCATGAATGTATCTTGGTAATGTCCTTTGTTTACCTTTCCTTGTACGTTTGAGGAGTTCACCTCCTCTAGTGACAAAGTTCAGTGCTGAATTTGATTCTTTTCCTTCAAGTTTTTCGTCAGCCAGAACCAAGTTCGTGCCTCCGTACTCCTTTTGCAGCCTTACCTTAAGTGTAGCAGCTCCCCGTAAAGCTGTAACTCATGGATCAGAATAAAGTTGAACCAAAACTTGTGGTGTCGATATGTTTTAAACTAGTTTGTGATTAGCTTTATTGTGGTTTGAGTGTTGAGTTTGTttagtttgaaattttggggaaAATTGTTGAGCCAAGGATTTTTGTTCTAAAATGATGGAATTTAGTATAGCTTTGTAGAGGCTTAGTGATACCTGTAGCTGCTCCAGCAGTTAAGGTCATGATATCTCCATTCGTCCTTGCATTTACTGCAGAGTTGACAACTGATAGAATGTGGTCATGATCAGCTCCCATTTCCTCCGCAATCTCAATGCAACGCGACGCTACAAGAGCAGCCGCAGATGCTAGTGCAGCTGATGTTTCGGTCCTCAGCTCCGATATTAGTGGCGCTTTCTGGTGGGCCGCTGAAGTTTCAGGCAATGCAGTTGAAGCTGCAACTGCTGCTACAGCAGCAGCAACCCCAGCCACAGAAACAGCTGCATGCAACTGAGCATTTTGGGTTCTGAGTTCCTGCTTCTTCCTCTCCTTTTGATCTTTCAACCACCTTCCCATTGTTTTCCCTCGCAAAATGCTCTTGTATAGCTGCAGAGAAACAACAATGAGGAATTGGGAAATCACAATGATGAGGTTGATTGGTGAAAAGTGAATAGAATTACCCCATTATTGAGCAATTGCTGTTGAGTGGAAAGGAAATCTGGGTGGAGTGCTTGATGCAGTAAAAATAACTCCTGCATATATTAACCAGCTGTAAAAAGTTCATGTCTCTACTTGTGTTGGGGGAGAAGATTCGAAATTGGGACCTCTCTCTCAACATTATCGAAGAAAAATACCACTAAATCAATATCCAGTTGATTGTTTTTATTGTGCTTCAGTGTATATTTTATTGGGAAAAGTTATCTTTTCGTAATCAAGtataaatgacaaaaaagttGGTAAGCAATTATAGACTTAGTTTAAAATCATGCGCTCGTGCACATAAAACATCATGGTGATCCTACGCTCTCAAAATTAAATATCATAAAATCATAGACCACCCAAGCAGAAattgtaatgtttttttttcagtaaattgaaaagaaaaaaaaaagtgaatttcAACCAAAGGGtggtaaaatatttttacttaCATTTGAAGCTTTAGAATTTTgaccaacaaaacaaataggagagagagagagagagagagagagagtaccttCATTTCTTCACTGTCTCTGGGTGAAATTGGAGGGCTACCCCCACTTGGCTGAAGTAGCCGTATTGGATCATAgcaaacacacaaacatataACCCCAttaaagaaaacccaaaaataccaaaaaataaataaagattttCTTATAGTCAGACATAAAACACTTGTTTggacatataaataaattctaataTCTTTGTTAACTTGTTAAGTAGGAAACTAAATTAACTTACAGGCTCTCCTAAACGCATGGAAACTGTATCATGTGAACCAACACCATCAGAAGAAGTGAAGGCAGACTTGTTGTTGTCAAGATTTTTAGAAGCAACATTAACATGAGTGTGGGAAAGAGCTTTGGAGAGCTCCATGGCAGAGAGGCTCCATGATCTGGCCAGAAACTCCATGGACTCCGTTGGAGTTTCCGGTGGTGGGGCACAAGCCTCGCCTGCCCAACTCATGCCACCATTTTCGTCTATGTCCTCTAGCCCCCCATGCATCCCCTGTGTTGTTGGGCACTTCAAACCGCAAGAGCTCACTAAAACACCATGAAAAAACACACACGCATACACACTCAGAGAGTTAGAGTTAAGAGTTAAGAGccaagccaaaaaaataagtctagttttcttcttttttgggttcttgcTTACTTTTTTTGAAGCCCAATAGTGGAAAGGAGGAATGAGGAGATGAAGATTGAAGAGGAAGGGTACAATACAGTGCCTATTTAACAAGGTTGCAAAAGTGAGTTgcatggtttttttatttatatttatatttaattttaaattttgtccCCATCATAAAATtgttgccttttcttttcctcctcaCTCTCACTTGTGTGTGCTTTATGCATTTATGGGTAAAGACCCCATTTTTTCAGCGGCCTGTTCATGATTACCAGGCTAAGGTTCCTTTTGACACCACCATTATCAAAGCTTAATTTAATAAAGCAAAATTATTCTGAGGGGCCCTTTTGCACCCAGCGGCACATCACATTGCCTTCTGCTTCTGGATCGTAACCCTAGGATCATTTACCCTAAGGTTTAAGAAAGTAAATGATGCTTCCATTGATTAGCTTCGTCCTCGGTTTCTTATTTAGATTGATGAGAGAAATTCTGCAAATGTGTCCCGCATCGAGGTTTAAAGTAACTTCTGTCTAAAGCTGATCTCTTTTCACTTTCTTTCACTCGTAACTTTTACTGTAGCTcagaataaaattttgaaaagaaaaaaacaaaggacaAACTTTGAGGCAAGCACCCTGGGCCCACCAACAGCCCCTAGAATATAATCTCACTTCAGACAGCGGCATGGTTAGTGGTGGTATAACTTAAAAATTGTTTGAAGACCCACGCACCCAGCTGCGTGTATGGTAGAACTTTCATCATTGCTTGGAGCCTAAATCATGGGTTTTAATTGAGACTGAGAGAGAGCACCAACAATTTCTGAGGTCCCAATcgattctttatttttatcgtAAATTTTGTGATTTGCATAACTTAGCTTAATTTAAATCACCCCCTAGCCTCTGTGCTTTACGAGGTTGATTCATACTTGCAATTTCCAACCTATACAAGTCAAAAATTAgctattaataaaatacaagtGTAGAACAAGAaacagaggaggaggaggagagacgCAGAAAAAGATTGGCAGGAATCTGAGGGATAGGGTTCCGTAATTAGAAGTACGAAAATCATAATCAAGTGACTCCAACCCTGCTTCAAATCATGGATTATTAAAgcttttaaatacaaaactcGAAAGAATTTAACAACCGATAGATAGAAGGATCTCTAATACCCTCTTCAAATCGACATCGAGACAGCCAATGAAGTTGTCCCATTCATCCTCTATAACATCTCATATCAAGATCtgaagcaaagaaaaatagCATCAATGAGCACTTGTGTAGAAATCAAGCAAAAGAAGTCCATAAGTTTAACATTTTTCCACATAGAAACGCCTTGAGAAGAGATCAATATAGTTGATACCTGAAATACTAGTTTTACTCTTTTTCCAGATTCTGAAGAGCCTGGGTGAACATCCAGGGCTTTGATCCGAAAAAGATACAGCAATAAGAACAGAAAGCAACTCAATCCTGAATTGAATGAAATACATGGTCAAAACAACCAAATAGCACCgaagaaaaaatttatcatcTATTATCAGAATAATGGAAGCTACACTGTACACATCATCCACACAACATGATATGGGCTTAGTCATTTTTGCCACCTATGCACGCGAAAAGTCCAAGCTTCGGAGGTGAGCTTCAAGCGCATCCAGTGTGTTCATGCTTTTCCAGTCACATTTTTCTCATACGTTATGACATCTGACATGGAAGAACGAGAGCAATCCAAACTTCATGACATTTGCTACAGCAAGATGCATGCTTTGAGTAATCTCCTTCAGATCTGTACCTGAAAAACAAACCAAGGCTGAATCTCTTGTAAACAACCACGCAGGTTTTGAGCAATTATATTCCATATGATACAAAACTTAAGCACATAAAAGATAGTTTTATGCAACAGAAAACTGCATACCTATTACTTTGAGGAAGAAACCTGGTTTATTGATGGCATCCAACTGCTTGAAGCACCATTTTGGTTCCCAACTCCACGACCTAAGTTTGCATTTTCAGTCGGCCCCTCTggttttttataattttttctgaGAGCATACGTAGAAGATGGCATCGGCACATTGCTCACATGCTGTACCAATTACAAAAAAAGTCACGATCTACATTCGCCCAGTACAGTATTCACAACACAGGATTACAACATAACGTGCAACAGATGAGAACATCTTCCATGCAAACAAGAGTAGATACTTGATAAATACGCAAACAAACCATGATATGATTTACAGTTCAGGTTACATACATGTTTTTCAACCAGATTATTAGCACCTAAATTCTGGGCTGTTGACGATCTAAATTGCATATGAACATCTGGATGAGCAAGATTACTCGACCGTCTACGGTCTGCGACCTCAGCTGATCCAGAAACATCATTAACTCCTGaaatccataaataaaatgtaaGAACTGAGAATAGTCAGTAAACcaacattttatatataatcagACTTCTCTAGTAATGCAAGCAAGGCTCTGAGATACCAAATGCTTTCTCAATACACTTATTTAAGGCCAATCGCATCAAGATTTGGTTCACTAACTACCCTGGAAATCAAGAGCAAACTGTAATTCTGGACCTTACCTTTAAGTCTCATCGCATCCATAGGCACTGGTCGACTGCTAGCCGCTGCTCGACCGTTAGTCGCTACAGCTGGCTGAACACCCTAGATAAAgttagaaggaaaaaaaaaaaaaaaaaaaaaaaaaccatgtaAGATTGAATATATCAGTACTTAAATACAAAACAGATTTGAAGcaaaattaaatacataaaagaaacagaacatGGTCCCATGCTGAAGCAATTAATAGGAGATggtaataaaagaaaattcatgaaGATACTAACAGATGATTGACCCTGGGTCCTTGTCTGTTGTGCCTGATGGTATTTTAGAATTGTCCAGTCAAATACATAATCAAAATCATACCCTGCAAAACAAGGAAGATAATTTATAAACACCAAAATATATGATCAAAGTTTTCCACGAAGAAAAAGCTCATGTGTGCGAAGCATCAACTTGCCAGATGATGAGGGTTGCATTTTTTACACCCAATTAATTTTGTAGGATATAGAATATGGTGAAAAGTGTGAAATAAATATCATACCTTCACGGCTGAATAAGTCACGAAACAGGCGCTTCAAGAATGCATAATCCGGGCGTTGATCAAATGTTAAAGAGTGGCAATAATGGAAGTAGGATGCAAACTCCACAGGATGAGACTTACATAGGACCTTGAAAACAGATTTTACAATCAGTTCGTTATGATCCCCCCAATTCACAATATGCAAAACTATCACCTAATGGAAAGTGGCACATACCTCAATGGGAGTTGATAGCTTCTTCTCACAAATCTTATCATATTTTTGCTTCTTCGTTGCAGCTTTAAGACCCTGCCAAGGAAGGCTAAATGCAGAAACCAATCAGTCAGTCAGGCCATGAAATAATATAGTACTTCGTTATCTGGTCAAAACATTGTGCAAACCATACAAGTC
This window encodes:
- the LOC18792383 gene encoding probable lactoylglutathione lyase, chloroplastic; translated protein: MSSSSATLNLLRPSLAPPPSSLRFCDVRNSAASYCTSRRLALFHLGFALPQSQLLGAKASELLRGERNTLEAAPVANLAQAGTAITKENALEWVKNDKRRMLHVVYRVGDLDKTIKFYTECLGMKLLRRRDIPEEQYSNAFLGYGPEDSNFVVELTYNYGVDKYNIGTGFGHFGIDVEDVSKSVELIKAKGGKVTREPGPAKSGSTIIASVEDPDGYTFELLERGLSPEPLCQVMLRVGDLDRAINFYKKAFGMELLRKRDYPEYKYTYALMGYGPEDKNPVLELTYNYGITDYDKGNGYAQIAIGTDDVYKSAEAIKLYGGKIVLEPGPLPGINTKITACLDPDGWKSVFVDNVDFMKELE
- the LOC18789800 gene encoding VAN3-binding protein, which encodes MSSCGLKCPTTQGMHGGLEDIDENGGMSWAGEACAPPPETPTESMEFLARSWSLSAMELSKALSHTHVNVASKNLDNNKSAFTSSDGVGSHDTVSMRLGEPPSGGSPPISPRDSEEMKELFLLHQALHPDFLSTQQQLLNNGLYKSILRGKTMGRWLKDQKERKKQELRTQNAQLHAAVSVAGVAAAVAAVAASTALPETSAAHQKAPLISELRTETSAALASAAALVASRCIEIAEEMGADHDHILSVVNSAVNARTNGDIMTLTAGAATALRGAATLKVRLQKEYGGTNLVLADEKLEGKESNSALNFVTRGGELLKRTRKGDLHWKRVSFNINSNGQVVAKMKSKHMAGTFTKKKKCVVSGVYCDIPAWPGREREDGSKPRAYFGIKTAERTIEFECKSKGDKHMWTEGIHHMLNFMPT
- the LOC18790829 gene encoding casein kinase 1-like protein 4 translates to MERIVAEKYKLGRKIGSGSFGELYLATHIETGENLAAKIENNKTKHPQLLYEAKLYKTLQGGSGIAGIKWAGFDRDDNVLIIDLLGPSLEDLFVYCGRKFSLKTVLMLADQMITRIEYVHSKGFLHRDIKPDNFLMGLGRKANQVYIIDFGLAKRFRDQNTNRHIPYRENKSLTGTARYASCNTHLGIDQSRRDDLESLGYVLLYFLRGSLPWQGLKAATKKQKYDKICEKKLSTPIEVLCKSHPVEFASYFHYCHSLTFDQRPDYAFLKRLFRDLFSREGYDFDYVFDWTILKYHQAQQTRTQGQSSGVQPAVATNGRAAASSRPVPMDAMRLKGVNDVSGSAEVADRRRSSNLAHPDVHMQFRSSTAQNLGANNLVEKHHVSNVPMPSSTYALRKNYKKPEGPTENANLGRGVGNQNGASSSWMPSINQVSSSK
- the LOC18790480 gene encoding aquaporin TIP4-1, producing the protein MAKIALGTTSEAALPELWRALVVEFITTFLFVFAGVGSAMATDKLEADALVALFATAVTHALVVAVMISAGHISGGHLNPAVTLGLLVGGHITVFRSLLYWIDQLLAAAAACYLLEYLTGGLTTPIHSLASGVGYLQGVIWEIILTFSLLFTVYATIVDPKKGALNGLGPTLTGFVVGANILAGGAFSGASMNPARSFGPALVSWNWTDHWVYWVGPLIGGGLAGCIYENFFIFRPTTHLPIPTEEEAF